From Triticum aestivum cultivar Chinese Spring chromosome 4A, IWGSC CS RefSeq v2.1, whole genome shotgun sequence, a single genomic window includes:
- the LOC123083368 gene encoding probable protein phosphatase 2C 37, whose product MTTRSEDDDCLILASDGLWDVIKNQIACNAVRNCLEFENKNNQGAPREGALIGQEEEVGCNNAATLLKNMAICKHSQDDISVVVLDLKARGLVFAVSTQANKFACVLHPPALWYYLA is encoded by the exons ATGACGACTAGATCGGAGGATGACGACTGCCTGATCCTCGCGAGCGATGGCTTGTGGGATGTCATCAAGAACCAGATCGCCTGCAATGCCGTGAGGAATTGCCTAGAATTTGAAAACAAGAATAACCAAGGTGCTCCTAGAGAGGGTGCACTGATAGGACAAGAGGAAGAGGTTGGCTGCAACAATGCTGCAACCCTCCTAAAGAACATGGCAATCTGCAAGCATAGCCAGGATGACATTAGTGTTGTTGTACTTGATCTGAAAGCGAGAG GTTTGGTGTTTGCAGTTAGCACTCAAGCAAACAAATTTGCATGTGTGTTACACCCACCAGCGCTCTGGTATTACCTGGCTTAG